The Stegostoma tigrinum isolate sSteTig4 chromosome 38, sSteTig4.hap1, whole genome shotgun sequence genome contains a region encoding:
- the LOC125447225 gene encoding galectin-2-like has protein sequence MSFEVHNINLTSGGTLKIKGKITEEADRFAVNLGSSSHHIALHFNPRFHDNVDGTVIVCNSKEDDCWGSEQRDMEFPFSKGDEVKVYITFKGDSFEIKLPNDHVVEFPNRLSLDKIDYMTVWGDFKLTSFKFD, from the exons ATGTCG tttgaagtgcataacattaacTTGACAAGTGGAGGCACTCTGAAGATTAAAGGAAAGATTACTGAAGAAGCAGACAG ATTTGCGGTGAATCTGGGGAGCAGTTCACACCACATTGCACTTCACTTCAACCCCCGTTTCCATGATAATGTTGATGGTACTGTAATTGTCTGCAACTCAAAAGAGGATGACTGCTGGGGCAGTGAGCAGAGGGATATGGAGTTCCCCTTCAGCAAAGGGGATGAAGTCAAG GTATACATCACTTTCAAGGGAGACAGCTTTGAAATAAAGCTCCCAAATGATCATGTGGTGGAATTCCCCAACAGATTATCCTTGGATAAAATAGACTACATGACCGTGTGGGGCGACTTCAAATTGACTTCCTTCAAGTTCGATTAA